The Gemmatimonadaceae bacterium region TCATGGCCGGTGGTGTCAATCGGCTGCTGGTGCGCGAGTACTCGAGCGCGCTGTCGCCATACCGGCCCGTCCCCCATCATTCCTGCATGCCTCCCGTCGGGCTTCTTTGGGTTCTCGTTGACGGAACGCCGCGCCACGTCTCCGAGTTCGCGTCGCTGCCGGCGCGCCGGCGTCCGCGCGCCGCGTGCCCGCAGTGCAACCGGCGGCTGACCCTCAAGCTCGGCGCCGTACGACGACATCATGCGGCCCACCATCCGGGCGCCGTGTGCGCGTCGACGAATCCGGAAACCGCCCTCCATCTCGACTGCAAGCTCGCCCTCGCGTCGACGCTCCGACGCGCCGGGGCCGGCGACGCGAGTCTTTCGATCGCCGAATGCTGCGCGGGCACGAGGGGCGCCGCGTGCGGCGAGCGACGTGAAGGCGTTTGGGTGAGTGGATGGAACGAGGTCCTCATCGAGCGCCGAGTCGGCAACGCGCGGCGGCCGGACTTGGTTCTGGTGCGAGACGGTGTGCCGCTCGCCGCGATCGAAGTCGTCGTCACGAATGCCGTGTCGCCCGAGAAGGCGCGGGCACTCGTGGAACTGCGCGTGCCGTGGATCGAGGTGCGGGCGACGGAAGTCTTGGCGTCACCCGGCGGCTGGTCGATCGGCGAGGCACTGTCGGTGGAGCGGGTGAGCGAGTGCGACCCATGGCGGTGCCCGGCGCATGCCGCCGAGCACACGGCCGACGTCGCCGCGATCGTCGCCCAGCGCCAGGCGGCGCGCGAGGCCGAGCGTCACGCGTCGATCCTTCGCGCGGCCCGCGTGGTCGATCTCTATCACCCGCGCGGCGTGCGTGAGCGTTTCATTTATCGCGTGGACGAGTTGCTGCTGGATGGCCGGACGGAATCGCTTCGGCTGCGCCGAGGAGGCGCCGACGTGAGCATTCTGCCGGCCGGCTCAGATGGCGCCGCCCGTGCTGCGTGGACGAGGTTGCGCCTCGCATTCGCCGCCGACGTCGAGCGATTCCTGCGCGGCGAGGGGTCGTTCTCCGACAGCCCGATGCGATGGGCGGTCCGCGACGCCGCGGAAAACCTCGTCTACGAAGCACTCGGCGATCGCGTGGGCCGTGATCCGACGCCACTCGCGACTCGTTACCCGAGGCGCTGGTTCTACTCGACGAAGGTCGAACGGGGGTTCCTCCCCGAGGACATGCGCGACGTCCGCTGGGATCGCCCGTCGCCGGACGCATTTGCCGCGCACCCCGCGTCGGCGCGCGCGCGCTCCGCCGTGCAGGAGCGGCCTGCGCCCGAAGGGAGCTGGTCGACGCCCGTGTTCTCGAGCCGCCCGATCGGCGCGATGTTCGCCGCGGGTGGGTTCACGGTCGCGAGCGAGGACGACGGCATCTCCGTCGTCGACGTCGCGCCGTCCGCCGGCGCGCGGCGGGTGATCGTCGTCCTCGAGCGAGAGCCGCGTCCCCCACACGTCGAGTCGCTCGCCTCGCGACTCGCCGCCGAATCGACGGAGGCGATCTGGATCTCGCATCCGTCGGATTGGTGCGAGGCCCTCTCCGGCTTCGCGTGGGCCCCCGCCGGCCGCGATTGGCACGGACGG contains the following coding sequences:
- a CDS encoding competence protein CoiA family protein, which codes for MPPVGLLWVLVDGTPRHVSEFASLPARRRPRAACPQCNRRLTLKLGAVRRHHAAHHPGAVCASTNPETALHLDCKLALASTLRRAGAGDASLSIAECCAGTRGAACGERREGVWVSGWNEVLIERRVGNARRPDLVLVRDGVPLAAIEVVVTNAVSPEKARALVELRVPWIEVRATEVLASPGGWSIGEALSVERVSECDPWRCPAHAAEHTADVAAIVAQRQAAREAERHASILRAARVVDLYHPRGVRERFIYRVDELLLDGRTESLRLRRGGADVSILPAGSDGAARAAWTRLRLAFAADVERFLRGEGSFSDSPMRWAVRDAAENLVYEALGDRVGRDPTPLATRYPRRWFYSTKVERGFLPEDMRDVRWDRPSPDAFAAHPASARARSAVQERPAPEGSWSTPVFSSRPIGAMFAAGGFTVASEDDGISVVDVAPSAGARRVIVVLEREPRPPHVESLASRLAAESTEAIWISHPSDWCEALSGFAWAPAGRDWHGRGGIVVDGLGVFRADQFARALAKRDRRLRTESIVERMRERVERIRSNRAGTTRSS